In the genome of Cryptomeria japonica unplaced genomic scaffold, Sugi_1.0 HiC_scaffold_683, whole genome shotgun sequence, the window CAGTCATTCCTTTAGTGCCTTTTTTAAGTTTGTCGTCGATAAATAGTGACAGATATTCTGGTGAGCGAGGGTTTAGATTGAGAAAATACTCAAAGTCTTTGGCTATCATTTTGAGAAACTCTTTGTCAGTGTTGAAAGATTTTACCAAAAATATATCAAGTCGGTCCTTGAGCTCTAACAGTTTTTGTATATATTGAACAGCATCACTCTTGCCACCTTCTTCCTCGGTCACAAGACTTTTGCCTTGTTCCCTCAAATAGGCACTTACACAAGATATTATGCATTGTAAGCCAGTAGTCACTCTACATAATAATCTATACATACAGTTGAGATCTTCAACTTTCTTATCTCTAAGCATATTAACAACACCTGAATTCTCCATCTCAACTATAGATGTCATATGCTTAGTTATAAGCTCCTCTTCAACAACATGAACAATCTTTTGCTCTGTGCCAGCGTCTAAATAACGTTGTGCTCTCTTAGATTCTTCTTCAATTCTTTGTTCTACTTCTCTAATATAAGTTGAAGCACAGTTTTCATTCAAATAACGTTGACTTTCGCCTCTGTAAAATTCGGCTGATTGCTCCAGAAAAGGTGCCTCAAATATTTCCTCATAAACAGATCGCCTATCAATTCCTAATTGTACTAACATTTGACAAACATTTTTGATCCAATGGGCCTCAATATATTCGCCCCTTCTTTCTAATGTCACTTGCATAAGTAGAGTGTGCCGAAGATGGTCTCTAATTGATGGATGATTAATTACATGATCGCGGAATAGATTTAAGCCTACATTATAAACATTGTCAACATTACATTGTTGGACATAAATGCGATCCATATACATTAATATATCTCTAATCATCATCATACTAGTTTGATGATCTGACCAAACTTGATTCAAAACTTGAAGAAATTGGTTATTCAAGGAGTTCAAGACATCGATACGTATCTTTTCCTCCAAATGCTCGCGAATAACCTCCTTGACGCCCTCATAGAGAGTATCGCCTTTTTTGTGAAGGACTAATGTATAAGCATTCCTGTATAGTTCCTCGAAACTAAGACCGCCATTGTTTTTCTTTTGGATTTCTTGAATGGCCGATTTGAGTGTCATCCAGATGCCAAACGATAGTTTGTCATCAAGAACAGTTGGAAACATTCGCATTCGCATTGATTTGGATTGGGTCTTAGATTTGGGAGCAGTAGGACTTTTggcattgttattgttgtttaaaTTTCCACCGCTATTACCGTTActacctccaccaccaccactacTGATCCTATTTGGATTGCTTCCACCACCACTAGCGCCACCGCTCATGGTATCAAGTCAAGTGTTGTTGCTTTTGATGATTGTGTAATGAGACACTAATAGCTTGATAATAAAAATTATGACTTGCCGTTTCACTTGCTAAGTGAACAGTGTATAATTGTTGTATTTATAATAGGTATTTCTGAAAAAAAGTAGAGTGTTCCTTAATCATAAGATGATAACAATAAAGGTTAGGCCGAGATGGACGACTAAAAGAAAAATGTCGCCTTTTTATTTACGTTCTGGGGAAAATGAATTCTGAACCTCAAAGCCAATGACGACAATGCAGAGCGcatacaagcacacacacacacacacacacacatacacacacacacagacaaacTGAATACTCTACACTACACTACACTACACTAGCGAACAACACATTGGCAAAGAAAGAGCGAAAGAGACCGTCAGTTTACAAGAGCGAGCAGGTTAGGCTTTAGCGCAATGGTAGATTAAATCGCGCAGAGTTGGTAGTTtacagatagagatagagagagagcgcGCGCGAGGTTGAAGCTTTTGAGAAGCAGTGATGTAATTCAAGGCGCGTCTGTTCCGTTGCAGGCGGCTTGCGAATATCGTCTAGCCAATGCAATGCTAGCAAACTTAATCTCGTGACTACAATTGACTCCCGTTATTGCATCATCGTGCTATCATATTTTCATATGcaattttcctcttctcctctctcTTTGACCCGTTCAAGATTGTTAGCCACTGTCGAGAAAGATAATCTTATACACACTGCTCGTAACTGTCGACATTTGGAGAAAAGATCATTTACACTTATTTCCTCTAGTTGAACCGATTGGAAGATTTGAGAGGTCGACCGCAAACCTGTCTTCCGGTGAAAAACATTCTCGGACTATTTTATTGGATTAGAAATCTAATTTCGAAAGAGTAGTCGACTTTATTGTTGTGTTTGTTTCTATGATACATCTTATTTACAAGGTTTGCAAACTAGTCTAAAGTAATCTCAAGAATTTCCCATAGAGATCTTCTCTCGCTAGGGTCTTTCTCTCTTCGGCTTCGCTCTCTTGAAAAGAGCAAACGGAGGTTTGCTTCATTAACGACAATGAATCCTTCATTCATAGCTCTCTCCTTCAAGTCGTCTTCTTATAAGTAGTCGACTTGTCGAGAATTAGTCAGTTTACAAGTTCAATATAATAAAGTTTTTCTTTTAACACTGTAAATAAGAATTAattgttatgatgatatttttGGCTTGCAGTTCGTTTTCAACCACCAGGCGGCGCCAGTGGACCAGTTCAGTGTTTGTATCAGTACAAAAGAGGCTGGTGgaagtttcttcttcttcttattggtaGCTTGCTTGATTATTTATTTACGCTTTCAACTCAATTAGATAGGTAGATGGGTAAATATCGTTGATTCATACAAAAATTTGTGTACTTCATAGACTCTTGGTGGTTGATGTGGAACCCGAATTTGCGGACGAGGATGAGGCGAAGCCGGATTCAAGTTGGCGATGTTGATTGAGTTTGTTCTGTTTGCTTCGCCTAATCAGCAGTAGTGTTGCAATTAAAACAAGCGCCGCGATTAGCACAAGCAAAGTTCCAAGTAAAGCCAACGTTGATTGGGCGCTCATATTGAATGGAGATGGCGCCAGAAGGTTGTGGATGAAGTCGAGGATGGCTGAATTATGGGCGCCCAACAATGATGACATGCTTGATGAGATGGCCGTTGAGGAGCTCGTTTGCACTATGTAACCGGGATCGTCGGCTTGAAGGAGGACACTATCGACAATGTACACGAATCCATTTGAGGCCTCATTCACCTGAACGATGTTTGCCGAGGCAGAGTCGCCGAATCGAATTGTTTTGAGCCTCTGATATTGATAGCCGTTGAGCGGCGTGTTGTATGCACTTTGTTGGCCGGAAATCGAGTGAAGCGCTGCAAAGTTGCTCGTTGCTGGTTCCATGAGCGGATTTGGTCCATCCGAGAAAGTGGCTGTTGATTGATAGTTAAGAGAATACTTGAAGGTTAGTAAAAAGTTGGCCAGATGATGTTGCTGTTGTTTTCGATGAAGCGAGAACAAGATCATTAAATTACTTGGTGACAGTTGCCAAACTTAATCTTATTAAGCATGCAATTGCTCAATTTTAAAGCGACAAATCTTcacgaaagagagagagagggagagagagcgagggaGAGGACTACAAATCAACAATTAGATGAGCCGTTGTGATAGCAGAAACTGCAATCAGCTC includes:
- the LOC131872597 gene encoding uncharacterized protein LOC131872597; amino-acid sequence: MSGGASGGGSNPNRISSGGGGGSNGNSGGNLNNNNNAKSPTAPKSKTQSKSMRMRMFPTVLDDKLSFGIWMTLKSAIQEIQKKNNGGLSFEELYRNAYTLVLHKKGDTLYEGVKEVIREHLEEKIRIDVLNSLNNQFLQVLNQVWSDHQTSMMMIRDILMYMDRIYVQQCNVDNVYNVGLNLFRDHVINHPSIRDHLRHTLLMQVTLERRGEYIEAHWIKNVCQMLVQLGIDRRSVYEEIFEAPFLEQSAEFYRGESQRYLNENCASTYIREVEQRIEEESKRAQRYLDAGTEQKIVHVVEEELITKHMTSIVEMENSGVVNMLRDKKVEDLNCMYRLLCRVTTGLQCIISCVSAYLREQGKSLVTEEEGGKSDAVQYIQKLLELKDRLDIFLVKSFNTDKEFLKMIAKDFEYFLNLNPRSPEYLSLFIDDKLKKGTKGMTETEIEQVLEKTMVLFRYLQDKDVFERYYKQHLAKRLLLNKSVSDDSEKNMISKLKTECGCQFTSKLEGMFKDMAISNSTMDEFKSHCNNAGAHLHGVDLSVRVLTTGFWPTQSTPFKTILPIAPRSAFEVFKKFYLAKHSGRQLNLQAQLGWADLNAVFYGIKREEPDPAQMPNTKYLNDPGAEPNSQLTQDQPRKHIISVSTHQMCILMLYNERDSFSCQDLANKTQIPEKDLLRALMSLAMGKQNQRILIKSPKTKEIEPDHIFTINDSFTSKLYRVKIQAIACRGESEPERKETRSKVDEDRKHEIEAAIVRIMKARKQMSHSSLVNEVTEQLRTRFMPSPVIIKKRIEALIEREYLARTDLDRKTYTYVA